The following is a genomic window from Candidatus Zixiibacteriota bacterium.
AGGCCCGGAGGGCACGGTCGCGATCTTCGAGCGTCACGGCGAACGTCTGCGGCCGCCCGTTGCGCAGCACGCCAAGGCGCACCGTTGTCCCGGCCCGCGCCTGCCAGATCAGACGCATGAACTGCTGGGTATCGGTGATCTTCTCGTCGTTCACCGTGACGATCACGTCACCGGGTTTCAACTCCGCCCGTTGGGCCGGTGTATCGTCCATCACCCGGTCGATGATCGCCCCCTCGGCCGTCTCCAATCCCTCGGCTTCTGCGTCATCCCAGGAGACATCATGCAACTGGATGCCCAGCCAGCCTCGGGGAACCCTGCCGGAAGCCAAGAGATCGGGAATGACCATCTTGGCGAAATTGACCGGGATGGCGAAGCCGATCCCGACATTGGCACCGGTCGGGCTGGCAATCGCGGCGTTGATGCCGATCACTTCCCCCTTCAAGTTCACCAGCGGCCCGCCGGAATTCCCGGGATTGATCGAGGCGTCTGTCTGGATGTAGTCCTGATATGTCGGCGTCTCCGAGCCGAAATTCAGACTCTTGCGGCCGACGGCCGAGATCACACCGACGGTGACGGTGCGATCCAATCCCTGCTGAGGAAACGGATTGCCGACCGCGACCGCCCAGTCACCGACCAGTATCGAGTCGGAATCTCCCAGCGTCACGGCGGGTAACTCGTGATCCGCCTTGATCTGCAGAACCGCCAGGTCCGTCTCCCGATCCGTGCCCACCAGTTCCGCCCGGAGCTCCATCTTGTCGGAGAGGCGCACAGTGATGTTGTCCGCTCCATTCACGACGTGGTAGTTCGTCAGAATGTATCCGTCAGGGCGAAAGATGAAGCCCGACCCGAGGGACTTCTGCCGACTGCGCCCCGTGTCGGGGCCGAACCAGTCCTCGAAGAACGGTTCGAAGGAGTGGAATCGTCGCGCATCGACGACCTTCTCCGCCGAGATGTTGACGACGGCATCCTTGACGGTTTGGACGACGTTGACGAACGGGCTGTGGCCGTTGCCGGTGACCCATCCTCCGGGCGGGGCGCCTTGGCCCGCTGCCGGGACGCCATGGCCAATGAACAGGACCAACAGGGAAGGAACGAAGACCGCAAGCCAGCGTCGGGAAGACGACAACGAAGACGTCAGACGGGTAATCACGGTACAATTCTCCTCAAGAGCACAAACTTGTATTTTACTACCCACAGGCCCTCGTTTCAAGGCCTTTCTCGACCTCATTTTATACGATTTGCGGTCGTTTTGTTCCCACCAGTACGGCGGGCCCGGCCCCGTGCGGAGACACATGCCTGAAGCCGCCGGCGACCTCGCTTTCCATCAGCACAGGATGTCGCCCGCAACTTCAGCCGAAGCCTATGTCAGAACGTGCGTACCCCATCGCGCCATTGCATATACGGCCCGAACCCGATCCTGTTGTGACAACGGTCTGCCTCGGACGGGATTTCGTCACCCGCAGGAGAACCCCTGACGGCGTGATCGATCCCGCAGAGACCCGTGGTCACTTCCGTTCAATACTGAAGAGTCTGGAATCGCCGCGGCTCAGACGGATCTCGATACCCGCCTTGAGGTCCCGAGCTGAGAGTTTGTGGGACTCCGTGCCCAGAATGTCCGTCAGAACGACCCGAGGCGAAGTGAGGCCCAGCGCCCCGAGGTCGGCGCCGACGATGACTCCCCGGCCTGCAGAGTCGCCGCTGTCTTCGATCATGCCCAGCGTGTCGGCCACGTCGTACACCATCAGCAGTGCCGCCTTCGCATGCCCCTGAAGTACGACATGAACATGCGGGTCGGACGAGAATACGGGCGACGTCAGCTTACCGAGCTTCAAGACATCATTCAGGAGGATCAGCTTCTCCGGCAGGAGATGCGAACCAGGCGAGAAGGTCAACACCGTAACCTGACCCTTGCCGCACTTGTTCGAGACGCCGAGGAGCTTCGTCCCGGCCTTCACCAGTTTGGCGGCTCGGTCGGGGGCGCGCTTGATGGTCCCCCAGACAGCGGTGTTGAACGTATGGTGCTTGGCTTCGACCGTCAAAAGGCCGGGCTCGAAGGAGGTGCGGACGCCGATCCCTTTGGCGAGGATCTCACAGGGATCCATCGAGTTGTCGAACCGGGGCAGAACACCATAGAGGATCAGGTGCGCACCGCCCTTGGCCAATTGCAGGAGACGTTCCTGGCTGGCTGAATCCATGAACTCGCCGGTCGGCACGACAACTGTCCCGTACTTGTCGAGACGATCAGGAACCGCCAAATCGAAGACGCGATAGTCGTACCCCAACGCCATCACATCGGCAGCCGTCGCATCGAACTGGGCTCCCATGAGGTCATAGAGGTAGCCATGTGACGCGCAGCGACCCAGGAGCGCGGCGCGCTGATACGGGCGATACTGGACCAGAGCCACATCGGCGAAATCCCGCATCGTCTCGAAGCGTAGGGTCGTCAGTTGTGAGACGGCTTCCCGGATGACCTCATAGGAAGGAAGAATGGCGCCGTCGGCTTCCAGGGCGGCATCATACCAGCGCTGCCGACCGACGAACATGTGGAAGTTGAATCCCTTGAGTCCCGCGGCAAGAGCCGCCACCAACAGGCGCTTGGAGTCGCGCGCCCCCAGTGGTCGGAACGACCGACCGGCATGTGGATCCGCATGGCGATTGCCGATTGTCAACTCGGTGGAGAAACCCGTCGGCTGCCATCCGGCAACACTGCGTGCCTGACGGATCGTCTCCGCGAACGGCCGGTTCCAGTCGAGGTTGACGGTGTACAGCACC
Proteins encoded in this region:
- a CDS encoding beta-galactosidase, which produces MDDRTSDPFLLTIGGTRDSRSSLRVVDHKFVIGKEEFLPYVAEMHYFRVAKRHWSVCFERIRKAGFRIISTAVPWNLHETRQGEFDFAGSTDPTKDLIVFLELCREFGFKIMLRPGPWLASEWDNGGIPEFVVRHPDNLAVDHAGQHITADPGAGAKAVALPSYLGNRFHILLKNYFSVLSEVVKNYIYPRGPVFMVELDHETSFAGHFAPLSADFSPQGSRSFFGQFLTEKYETIDRLNRLWKTRHKGFEEATPPETAECKTPPEFCRLMDWVEFREWVVNRYAEALAELMSQTEVSVLFTRSLAFHGSYHFPDVAGARDSGRVLYTVNLDWNRPFAETIRQARSVAGWQPTGFSTELTIGNRHADPHAGRSFRPLGARDSKRLLVAALAAGLKGFNFHMFVGRQRWYDAALEADGAILPSYEVIREAVSQLTTLRFETMRDFADVALVQYRPYQRAALLGRCASHGYLYDLMGAQFDATAADVMALGYDYRVFDLAVPDRLDKYGTVVVPTGEFMDSASQERLLQLAKGGAHLILYGVLPRFDNSMDPCEILAKGIGVRTSFEPGLLTVEAKHHTFNTAVWGTIKRAPDRAAKLVKAGTKLLGVSNKCGKGQVTVLTFSPGSHLLPEKLILLNDVLKLGKLTSPVFSSDPHVHVVLQGHAKAALLMVYDVADTLGMIEDSGDSAGRGVIVGADLGALGLTSPRVVLTDILGTESHKLSARDLKAGIEIRLSRGDSRLFSIERK
- a CDS encoding Do family serine endopeptidase, whose amino-acid sequence is MITRLTSSLSSSRRWLAVFVPSLLVLFIGHGVPAAGQGAPPGGWVTGNGHSPFVNVVQTVKDAVVNISAEKVVDARRFHSFEPFFEDWFGPDTGRSRQKSLGSGFIFRPDGYILTNYHVVNGADNITVRLSDKMELRAELVGTDRETDLAVLQIKADHELPAVTLGDSDSILVGDWAVAVGNPFPQQGLDRTVTVGVISAVGRKSLNFGSETPTYQDYIQTDASINPGNSGGPLVNLKGEVIGINAAIASPTGANVGIGFAIPVNFAKMVIPDLLASGRVPRGWLGIQLHDVSWDDAEAEGLETAEGAIIDRVMDDTPAQRAELKPGDVIVTVNDEKITDTQQFMRLIWQARAGTTVRLGVLRNGRPQTFAVTLEDRDRALRASSESDEPAPSSAETLWLGIEVTTATPQLAVQYESEFHPGVLVTDIDAAGPAYEKGIRIGMIIAEINHEPIRSRGEYEEKVAQIGDQTKAVSLLVYGQQGQTAYIAVRPARQN